The Pongo abelii isolate AG06213 chromosome 20, NHGRI_mPonAbe1-v2.0_pri, whole genome shotgun sequence genome window below encodes:
- the ILF3 gene encoding interleukin enhancer-binding factor 3 isoform X10: protein MRPMRIFVNDDRHVMAKHSSVYPTQEELEAVQNMVSHTERALKAVSDWIDEQEKGSSEQAESDNMDVPPEDDSKEGAGEQKTEHMTRTLRGVMRVGLVAKGLLLKGDLDLELVLLCKEKPTTALLDKVADNLAIQLAAVTEDKYEILQSVDDAAIVIKNTKEPPLSLTIHLTSPVVREEMEKVLAGETLSVNDPPDVLDRQKCLAALASLRHAKWFQARANGLKSCVIVIRVLRDLCTRVPTWGPLRGWPLELLCEKSIGTANRPMGAGEALRRVLECLASGIVMPDGSGIYDPCEKEATDAIGHLDRQQREDITQSAQHALRLAAFGQLHKVLGMDPLPSKMPKKPKNENPVDYTVQIPPSTTYAITPMKRPMEEDGEEKSPSKKKKKIQKKEEKAEPPQAMNALMRLNQLKPGLQYKLVSQTGPVHAPIFTMSVEVDGNSFEASGPSKKTAKLHVAVKVLQDMGLPTGAEGRDSSKGEDSAEETEAKPAVVAPAPVVEAVSTPSAAFPSDATAEQGPILTKHGKNPVMELNEKRRGLKYELISETGGSHDKRFVMEVEVDGQKFQGAGSNKKVAKAYAALAALEKLFPDTPLALDANKKKRAPVPVRGGPKFAAKPHNPGFGMGGPMHNEVPPPPNLRGRGRGGNIRGRGRGRGFGGANHGGYMNAGAGYGSYGYGGNSATAGYTGFV from the exons ATG CGTCCAATGCGAATTTTTGTGAATGATGACCGCCATGTGATGGCAAAGCATTCTTCCGTTTATCCAACACAAGAGGAGCTGGAGGCAGTCCAGAACATGGTGTCCCACACGGAGCGGGCACTCAAAGCTGTGTCCGACTGGATAGACGAGCAGGAAAAGGGTAGCAGTGAGCAGGCAGAATCCGATAACATGGATGTGCCCCCAGAGGACGACAGTAAAGAAGGGGCCGG GGAACAGAAGACAGAGCACATGACCAGAACCCTGCGGGGAGTGATGCGGGTGGGCCTGGTGGCAAAGGGCCTGCTACTCAAGGGGGACTTGGATCTGGAGCTGGTGCTGCTGTGTAAAGAGAAGCCCACGACCGCCCTCCTGGACAAGGTGGCCGACAACCTGGCCATCCAGCTTGCT gctgTAACAGAAGACAAGTACGAAATACTGCAATCTGTCGACGATGCTGCGATTGtgataaaaaacacaaaagagccTCCATTGTCCTTGACCATCCACCTGACATCCCCTGTTGTcagagaagaaatggagaaagtatTAGCTGGAG AAACGCTATCAGTCAACGACCCCCCGGACGTTCTGGACAGGCAGAAATGCCTTGCTGCCTTGGCGTCCCTCCGACACGCCAAGTGGTTCCAG GCCAGAGCCAATGGGCTGAAGTCCTGTGTCATTGTGATCCGGGTCTTGAGGGACCTGTGCACTCGCGTGCCCACCTGGGGTCCCCTCCGAGGCTGG CCTCTCGAGCTCCTGTGTGAGAAATCCATTGGCACGGCCAACAGACCGATGGGTGCTGGCGAGGCCCTGCGGAGAGTGCTGGAGTGCCTGGCGTCGGGCATCGTGATGCCAG ATGGTTCTGGCATTTATGACCCTTGTGAAAAAGAAGCCACTGATGCTATTGGGCATCTAGACAGACAGCAACGGGAAGATATCACACAGAGTGCGCAG CACGCACTGCGGCTCGCTGCCTTCGGCCAGCTCCATAAAGTCCTGGGCATGGACCCTCTGCCTTCCAAGATGCCCAAGAAACCAAAGAATGAAAACCCAGTGGACTACACCG TTCAGATCCCACCAAGCACCACCTATGCCATTACGCCCATGAAACGCCCAATGGAGGAGGACGGGGAGGAGAAGTCGCCcagcaaaaagaagaagaagattcaGAAGAAag AGGAGAAGGCAGAGCCCCCCCAAGCTATGAATGCCCTGATGCGGTTGAACCAGCTGAAGCCAGGGCTGCAGTACAAGCTGGTGTCCCAGACTGGGCCCGTCCATGCCCCCATCTTTACCATGTCTGTGGAGGTTGATGGCAATTCATTCGAGGCCTCTGGGCCCTCCAAAAAGACAGCCAAGCTACACGTGGCCGTTAAG GTGTTACAGGACATGGGCTTGCCGACGGGTGCTGAAGGCAGGGACTCAAGCAAGGGGGAGGACTCggctgaggagactgaggcgaAGCCAGCAGTGGTGGCCCCCGCCCCAGTGGTAGAAGCTGTCTCCACCCCTAGCGCGGCCTTTCCCTCAGATGCCACTGCCGAG CAGGGGCCGATCCTGACAAAGCACGGCAAGAACCCAGTCATGGAGCTGAACGAGAAGAGGCGTGGGCTCAAGTACGAGCTCATCTCCGAGACTGGGGGCAGCCACGACAAGCGCTTCGTCATGGAG GTCGAAGTGGATGGACAGAAGTTTCAAGGTGCTGGTTCCAACAAAAAGGTGGCAAAGGCCTACGCTGCTCTTGCTGCCCTAGAAAAGCTTTTCCCTGACACCCCTCTCGCCCTTGATGCCAACAAAAAGAAGAGAGCCCCAGTACCTGTCAGAGGGGGACCAAAATTTGCTGCTAAG CCACATAACCCTGGCTTCGGCATGGGAGGCCCCATGCACAACGAagtgcccccaccccccaaccttcGAGGGCGGGGAAGAGGCGGGAACATCCGGGGACGAGGGCGCGGGCGAGGATTTGGTGGCGCCAACCATGGAGGCTACATGAATGCCG GCGCTGGGTATGGAAGCTATGGGTACGGAGGCAACTCGGCAACAGCAGGCTACA
- the ILF3 gene encoding interleukin enhancer-binding factor 3 isoform X8 encodes MRPMRIFVNDDRHVMAKHSSVYPTQEELEAVQNMVSHTERALKAVSDWIDEQEKGSSEQAESDNMDVPPEDDSKEGAGEQKTEHMTRTLRGVMRVGLVAKGLLLKGDLDLELVLLCKEKPTTALLDKVADNLAIQLAAVTEDKYEILQSVDDAAIVIKNTKEPPLSLTIHLTSPVVREEMEKVLAGETLSVNDPPDVLDRQKCLAALASLRHAKWFQARANGLKSCVIVIRVLRDLCTRVPTWGPLRGWPLELLCEKSIGTANRPMGAGEALRRVLECLASGIVMPDGSGIYDPCEKEATDAIGHLDRQQREDITQSAQHALRLAAFGQLHKVLGMDPLPSKMPKKPKNENPVDYTVQIPPSTTYAITPMKRPMEEDGEEKSPSKKKKKIQKKEEKAEPPQAMNALMRLNQLKPGLQYKLVSQTGPVHAPIFTMSVEVDGNSFEASGPSKKTAKLHVAVKVLQDMGLPTGAEGRDSSKGEDSAEETEAKPAVVAPAPVVEAVSTPSAAFPSDATAEQGPILTKHGKNPVMELNEKRRGLKYELISETGGSHDKRFVMEVEVDGQKFQGAGSNKKVAKAYAALAALEKLFPDTPLALDANKKKRAPVPVRGGPKFAAKPHNPGFGMGGPMHNEVPPPPNLRGRGRGGNIRGRGRGRGFGGANHGGYMNAGAGYGSYGYGGNSATAGYSDFFTDCYGYHDFGSS; translated from the exons ATG CGTCCAATGCGAATTTTTGTGAATGATGACCGCCATGTGATGGCAAAGCATTCTTCCGTTTATCCAACACAAGAGGAGCTGGAGGCAGTCCAGAACATGGTGTCCCACACGGAGCGGGCACTCAAAGCTGTGTCCGACTGGATAGACGAGCAGGAAAAGGGTAGCAGTGAGCAGGCAGAATCCGATAACATGGATGTGCCCCCAGAGGACGACAGTAAAGAAGGGGCCGG GGAACAGAAGACAGAGCACATGACCAGAACCCTGCGGGGAGTGATGCGGGTGGGCCTGGTGGCAAAGGGCCTGCTACTCAAGGGGGACTTGGATCTGGAGCTGGTGCTGCTGTGTAAAGAGAAGCCCACGACCGCCCTCCTGGACAAGGTGGCCGACAACCTGGCCATCCAGCTTGCT gctgTAACAGAAGACAAGTACGAAATACTGCAATCTGTCGACGATGCTGCGATTGtgataaaaaacacaaaagagccTCCATTGTCCTTGACCATCCACCTGACATCCCCTGTTGTcagagaagaaatggagaaagtatTAGCTGGAG AAACGCTATCAGTCAACGACCCCCCGGACGTTCTGGACAGGCAGAAATGCCTTGCTGCCTTGGCGTCCCTCCGACACGCCAAGTGGTTCCAG GCCAGAGCCAATGGGCTGAAGTCCTGTGTCATTGTGATCCGGGTCTTGAGGGACCTGTGCACTCGCGTGCCCACCTGGGGTCCCCTCCGAGGCTGG CCTCTCGAGCTCCTGTGTGAGAAATCCATTGGCACGGCCAACAGACCGATGGGTGCTGGCGAGGCCCTGCGGAGAGTGCTGGAGTGCCTGGCGTCGGGCATCGTGATGCCAG ATGGTTCTGGCATTTATGACCCTTGTGAAAAAGAAGCCACTGATGCTATTGGGCATCTAGACAGACAGCAACGGGAAGATATCACACAGAGTGCGCAG CACGCACTGCGGCTCGCTGCCTTCGGCCAGCTCCATAAAGTCCTGGGCATGGACCCTCTGCCTTCCAAGATGCCCAAGAAACCAAAGAATGAAAACCCAGTGGACTACACCG TTCAGATCCCACCAAGCACCACCTATGCCATTACGCCCATGAAACGCCCAATGGAGGAGGACGGGGAGGAGAAGTCGCCcagcaaaaagaagaagaagattcaGAAGAAag AGGAGAAGGCAGAGCCCCCCCAAGCTATGAATGCCCTGATGCGGTTGAACCAGCTGAAGCCAGGGCTGCAGTACAAGCTGGTGTCCCAGACTGGGCCCGTCCATGCCCCCATCTTTACCATGTCTGTGGAGGTTGATGGCAATTCATTCGAGGCCTCTGGGCCCTCCAAAAAGACAGCCAAGCTACACGTGGCCGTTAAG GTGTTACAGGACATGGGCTTGCCGACGGGTGCTGAAGGCAGGGACTCAAGCAAGGGGGAGGACTCggctgaggagactgaggcgaAGCCAGCAGTGGTGGCCCCCGCCCCAGTGGTAGAAGCTGTCTCCACCCCTAGCGCGGCCTTTCCCTCAGATGCCACTGCCGAG CAGGGGCCGATCCTGACAAAGCACGGCAAGAACCCAGTCATGGAGCTGAACGAGAAGAGGCGTGGGCTCAAGTACGAGCTCATCTCCGAGACTGGGGGCAGCCACGACAAGCGCTTCGTCATGGAG GTCGAAGTGGATGGACAGAAGTTTCAAGGTGCTGGTTCCAACAAAAAGGTGGCAAAGGCCTACGCTGCTCTTGCTGCCCTAGAAAAGCTTTTCCCTGACACCCCTCTCGCCCTTGATGCCAACAAAAAGAAGAGAGCCCCAGTACCTGTCAGAGGGGGACCAAAATTTGCTGCTAAG CCACATAACCCTGGCTTCGGCATGGGAGGCCCCATGCACAACGAagtgcccccaccccccaaccttcGAGGGCGGGGAAGAGGCGGGAACATCCGGGGACGAGGGCGCGGGCGAGGATTTGGTGGCGCCAACCATGGAGGCTACATGAATGCCG GCGCTGGGTATGGAAGCTATGGGTACGGAGGCAACTCGGCAACAGCAGGCTACA
- the ILF3 gene encoding interleukin enhancer-binding factor 3 isoform X9, which translates to MRPMRIFVNDDRHVMAKHSSVYPTQEELEAVQNMVSHTERALKAVSDWIDEQEKGSSEQAESDNMDVPPEDDSKEGAGEQKTEHMTRTLRGVMRVGLVAKGLLLKGDLDLELVLLCKEKPTTALLDKVADNLAIQLAAVTEDKYEILQSVDDAAIVIKNTKEPPLSLTIHLTSPVVREEMEKVLAGETLSVNDPPDVLDRQKCLAALASLRHAKWFQARANGLKSCVIVIRVLRDLCTRVPTWGPLRGWPLELLCEKSIGTANRPMGAGEALRRVLECLASGIVMPDGSGIYDPCEKEATDAIGHLDRQQREDITQSAQHALRLAAFGQLHKVLGMDPLPSKMPKKPKNENPVDYTVQIPPSTTYAITPMKRPMEEDGEEKSPSKKKKKIQKKEEKAEPPQAMNALMRLNQLKPGLQYKLVSQTGPVHAPIFTMSVEVDGNSFEASGPSKKTAKLHVAVKVLQDMGLPTGAEGRDSSKGEDSAEETEAKPAVVAPAPVVEAVSTPSAAFPSDATAENVKQQGPILTKHGKNPVMELNEKRRGLKYELISETGGSHDKRFVMEVEVDGQKFQGAGSNKKVAKAYAALAALEKLFPDTPLALDANKKKRAPVPVRGGPKFAAKPHNPGFGMGGPMHNEVPPPPNLRGRGRGGNIRGRGRGRGFGGANHGGYMNAGAGYGSYGYGGNSATAGYTGFV; encoded by the exons ATG CGTCCAATGCGAATTTTTGTGAATGATGACCGCCATGTGATGGCAAAGCATTCTTCCGTTTATCCAACACAAGAGGAGCTGGAGGCAGTCCAGAACATGGTGTCCCACACGGAGCGGGCACTCAAAGCTGTGTCCGACTGGATAGACGAGCAGGAAAAGGGTAGCAGTGAGCAGGCAGAATCCGATAACATGGATGTGCCCCCAGAGGACGACAGTAAAGAAGGGGCCGG GGAACAGAAGACAGAGCACATGACCAGAACCCTGCGGGGAGTGATGCGGGTGGGCCTGGTGGCAAAGGGCCTGCTACTCAAGGGGGACTTGGATCTGGAGCTGGTGCTGCTGTGTAAAGAGAAGCCCACGACCGCCCTCCTGGACAAGGTGGCCGACAACCTGGCCATCCAGCTTGCT gctgTAACAGAAGACAAGTACGAAATACTGCAATCTGTCGACGATGCTGCGATTGtgataaaaaacacaaaagagccTCCATTGTCCTTGACCATCCACCTGACATCCCCTGTTGTcagagaagaaatggagaaagtatTAGCTGGAG AAACGCTATCAGTCAACGACCCCCCGGACGTTCTGGACAGGCAGAAATGCCTTGCTGCCTTGGCGTCCCTCCGACACGCCAAGTGGTTCCAG GCCAGAGCCAATGGGCTGAAGTCCTGTGTCATTGTGATCCGGGTCTTGAGGGACCTGTGCACTCGCGTGCCCACCTGGGGTCCCCTCCGAGGCTGG CCTCTCGAGCTCCTGTGTGAGAAATCCATTGGCACGGCCAACAGACCGATGGGTGCTGGCGAGGCCCTGCGGAGAGTGCTGGAGTGCCTGGCGTCGGGCATCGTGATGCCAG ATGGTTCTGGCATTTATGACCCTTGTGAAAAAGAAGCCACTGATGCTATTGGGCATCTAGACAGACAGCAACGGGAAGATATCACACAGAGTGCGCAG CACGCACTGCGGCTCGCTGCCTTCGGCCAGCTCCATAAAGTCCTGGGCATGGACCCTCTGCCTTCCAAGATGCCCAAGAAACCAAAGAATGAAAACCCAGTGGACTACACCG TTCAGATCCCACCAAGCACCACCTATGCCATTACGCCCATGAAACGCCCAATGGAGGAGGACGGGGAGGAGAAGTCGCCcagcaaaaagaagaagaagattcaGAAGAAag AGGAGAAGGCAGAGCCCCCCCAAGCTATGAATGCCCTGATGCGGTTGAACCAGCTGAAGCCAGGGCTGCAGTACAAGCTGGTGTCCCAGACTGGGCCCGTCCATGCCCCCATCTTTACCATGTCTGTGGAGGTTGATGGCAATTCATTCGAGGCCTCTGGGCCCTCCAAAAAGACAGCCAAGCTACACGTGGCCGTTAAG GTGTTACAGGACATGGGCTTGCCGACGGGTGCTGAAGGCAGGGACTCAAGCAAGGGGGAGGACTCggctgaggagactgaggcgaAGCCAGCAGTGGTGGCCCCCGCCCCAGTGGTAGAAGCTGTCTCCACCCCTAGCGCGGCCTTTCCCTCAGATGCCACTGCCGAG AACGTAAAACAGCAGGGGCCGATCCTGACAAAGCACGGCAAGAACCCAGTCATGGAGCTGAACGAGAAGAGGCGTGGGCTCAAGTACGAGCTCATCTCCGAGACTGGGGGCAGCCACGACAAGCGCTTCGTCATGGAG GTCGAAGTGGATGGACAGAAGTTTCAAGGTGCTGGTTCCAACAAAAAGGTGGCAAAGGCCTACGCTGCTCTTGCTGCCCTAGAAAAGCTTTTCCCTGACACCCCTCTCGCCCTTGATGCCAACAAAAAGAAGAGAGCCCCAGTACCTGTCAGAGGGGGACCAAAATTTGCTGCTAAG CCACATAACCCTGGCTTCGGCATGGGAGGCCCCATGCACAACGAagtgcccccaccccccaaccttcGAGGGCGGGGAAGAGGCGGGAACATCCGGGGACGAGGGCGCGGGCGAGGATTTGGTGGCGCCAACCATGGAGGCTACATGAATGCCG GCGCTGGGTATGGAAGCTATGGGTACGGAGGCAACTCGGCAACAGCAGGCTACA
- the ILF3 gene encoding interleukin enhancer-binding factor 3 isoform X7 produces the protein MRPMRIFVNDDRHVMAKHSSVYPTQEELEAVQNMVSHTERALKAVSDWIDEQEKGSSEQAESDNMDVPPEDDSKEGAGEQKTEHMTRTLRGVMRVGLVAKGLLLKGDLDLELVLLCKEKPTTALLDKVADNLAIQLAAVTEDKYEILQSVDDAAIVIKNTKEPPLSLTIHLTSPVVREEMEKVLAGETLSVNDPPDVLDRQKCLAALASLRHAKWFQARANGLKSCVIVIRVLRDLCTRVPTWGPLRGWPLELLCEKSIGTANRPMGAGEALRRVLECLASGIVMPDGSGIYDPCEKEATDAIGHLDRQQREDITQSAQHALRLAAFGQLHKVLGMDPLPSKMPKKPKNENPVDYTVQIPPSTTYAITPMKRPMEEDGEEKSPSKKKKKIQKKEEKAEPPQAMNALMRLNQLKPGLQYKLVSQTGPVHAPIFTMSVEVDGNSFEASGPSKKTAKLHVAVKVLQDMGLPTGAEGRDSSKGEDSAEETEAKPAVVAPAPVVEAVSTPSAAFPSDATAENVKQQGPILTKHGKNPVMELNEKRRGLKYELISETGGSHDKRFVMEVEVDGQKFQGAGSNKKVAKAYAALAALEKLFPDTPLALDANKKKRAPVPVRGGPKFAAKPHNPGFGMGGPMHNEVPPPPNLRGRGRGGNIRGRGRGRGFGGANHGGYMNAGAGYGSYGYGGNSATAGYSDFFTDCYGYHDFGSS, from the exons ATG CGTCCAATGCGAATTTTTGTGAATGATGACCGCCATGTGATGGCAAAGCATTCTTCCGTTTATCCAACACAAGAGGAGCTGGAGGCAGTCCAGAACATGGTGTCCCACACGGAGCGGGCACTCAAAGCTGTGTCCGACTGGATAGACGAGCAGGAAAAGGGTAGCAGTGAGCAGGCAGAATCCGATAACATGGATGTGCCCCCAGAGGACGACAGTAAAGAAGGGGCCGG GGAACAGAAGACAGAGCACATGACCAGAACCCTGCGGGGAGTGATGCGGGTGGGCCTGGTGGCAAAGGGCCTGCTACTCAAGGGGGACTTGGATCTGGAGCTGGTGCTGCTGTGTAAAGAGAAGCCCACGACCGCCCTCCTGGACAAGGTGGCCGACAACCTGGCCATCCAGCTTGCT gctgTAACAGAAGACAAGTACGAAATACTGCAATCTGTCGACGATGCTGCGATTGtgataaaaaacacaaaagagccTCCATTGTCCTTGACCATCCACCTGACATCCCCTGTTGTcagagaagaaatggagaaagtatTAGCTGGAG AAACGCTATCAGTCAACGACCCCCCGGACGTTCTGGACAGGCAGAAATGCCTTGCTGCCTTGGCGTCCCTCCGACACGCCAAGTGGTTCCAG GCCAGAGCCAATGGGCTGAAGTCCTGTGTCATTGTGATCCGGGTCTTGAGGGACCTGTGCACTCGCGTGCCCACCTGGGGTCCCCTCCGAGGCTGG CCTCTCGAGCTCCTGTGTGAGAAATCCATTGGCACGGCCAACAGACCGATGGGTGCTGGCGAGGCCCTGCGGAGAGTGCTGGAGTGCCTGGCGTCGGGCATCGTGATGCCAG ATGGTTCTGGCATTTATGACCCTTGTGAAAAAGAAGCCACTGATGCTATTGGGCATCTAGACAGACAGCAACGGGAAGATATCACACAGAGTGCGCAG CACGCACTGCGGCTCGCTGCCTTCGGCCAGCTCCATAAAGTCCTGGGCATGGACCCTCTGCCTTCCAAGATGCCCAAGAAACCAAAGAATGAAAACCCAGTGGACTACACCG TTCAGATCCCACCAAGCACCACCTATGCCATTACGCCCATGAAACGCCCAATGGAGGAGGACGGGGAGGAGAAGTCGCCcagcaaaaagaagaagaagattcaGAAGAAag AGGAGAAGGCAGAGCCCCCCCAAGCTATGAATGCCCTGATGCGGTTGAACCAGCTGAAGCCAGGGCTGCAGTACAAGCTGGTGTCCCAGACTGGGCCCGTCCATGCCCCCATCTTTACCATGTCTGTGGAGGTTGATGGCAATTCATTCGAGGCCTCTGGGCCCTCCAAAAAGACAGCCAAGCTACACGTGGCCGTTAAG GTGTTACAGGACATGGGCTTGCCGACGGGTGCTGAAGGCAGGGACTCAAGCAAGGGGGAGGACTCggctgaggagactgaggcgaAGCCAGCAGTGGTGGCCCCCGCCCCAGTGGTAGAAGCTGTCTCCACCCCTAGCGCGGCCTTTCCCTCAGATGCCACTGCCGAG AACGTAAAACAGCAGGGGCCGATCCTGACAAAGCACGGCAAGAACCCAGTCATGGAGCTGAACGAGAAGAGGCGTGGGCTCAAGTACGAGCTCATCTCCGAGACTGGGGGCAGCCACGACAAGCGCTTCGTCATGGAG GTCGAAGTGGATGGACAGAAGTTTCAAGGTGCTGGTTCCAACAAAAAGGTGGCAAAGGCCTACGCTGCTCTTGCTGCCCTAGAAAAGCTTTTCCCTGACACCCCTCTCGCCCTTGATGCCAACAAAAAGAAGAGAGCCCCAGTACCTGTCAGAGGGGGACCAAAATTTGCTGCTAAG CCACATAACCCTGGCTTCGGCATGGGAGGCCCCATGCACAACGAagtgcccccaccccccaaccttcGAGGGCGGGGAAGAGGCGGGAACATCCGGGGACGAGGGCGCGGGCGAGGATTTGGTGGCGCCAACCATGGAGGCTACATGAATGCCG GCGCTGGGTATGGAAGCTATGGGTACGGAGGCAACTCGGCAACAGCAGGCTACA